The window GCAAAAGGTTAATTTTAAATATTTTTAAAATTAATGCCCTTAATAGAAAAATACCCGCCGTGATAGAGACAGACCATATTAAGGTTTCTGTATTGATAAGTTCATTGGTTTCAATCAAGAATCCAAATACAAGAAAGAATAAGGTTCGGATCAAGAAAGTAAGCTCCATGGTGAGCTCTTTAAACTTTTTTATTTCTTTTTTGAAGCTTTTCGTATGTAGTTTTTTCACGAAAACACTTTGTTTGAGCTGGTTTAGGTTACCTATAAACAAGCCAAAAAGAAGGATGAATATCAAAGCCGGTAAATGATAAAGTTCCGAAACCGCAAAGATCAACACAATCATTAAAATAATCGGAGCGAATTTTACAGGATGTTTGATGCGGCTTAATAAAAAGGCCAACATAATTGTAGCAAAAAAAGTAACAATTAAAATCATGACAATTTCACCAAAGAATAGCCCTAAGGTTTTAGCATTCATGATTTTCTTTTCAAGTAAAAAGTTAAAAAGTAGAACGCCAAAAATATCAGAAACACTGCTTTCGTACGTTACAAATTCACGGTTTACTGCTCTTAAGTTTTGTACGGAAGGTATGGCAATGGCGCTACTTATAATAGCGAAAGGAATGGCATTGAGTAAAGCAGACTTAAACGCCACATCAGCGAAAAACTGAATGGCGTAAGCGAGGCTTAGGCTAATTACAATAACAGGAATAATAGCAATCAAAACTGTTTTTCCTACAAAAGACAACTTTGAAGTATCGAAATCCAGTTCAAGGGCACCTTCCAATACAATCAGTACCAAACCGATGGTGCCCAGAAAAGGCAATACAGTGGTTAGATCCGGAATATCCAAATCCAGAAAGCTTGCAGCTTGATTTGCTGCCCATCCCATAGCGAATAACAAAATCACTGGCGGGATTTTTGTTCTAGCTGAGGTGATGTCAAAAAAATAGGCAAAGAGCATTAAAGCACAAAGCACAATAATAATGGGTAGGGTCATAGATAGGTGGTTTAGGTTTAGGGGGTTTTTACCTGATTAATTTATCCAAACCCCTCTATTCCTCATTCATTTAAAGCATGCTAAATATAAATTTACAATAAAGTCTGTCAAGTTAAAAGTTTAGCTTTTATTAAAGGTTAAATTTTTATTAATTACAAGTGGTTCTTTAAAAACAATAAATTACCTTCCCAACCGACTTATGAAACTTTTAATCGCAGTAACCTTCTTTGTTTGCGTACTATTTCAATATACGGTTTTTGCCCAAAAATCCTTGCCGGTAGGTACTCACCCACCAGCGTTAACCTTTGACCATTTCCCTAATCGAAGTTTTGCCTTTGTGTGGAGAAACTGGAATCTTGTAAGTCCTGAGAAAATGGCGGAGACCATAAAGTGCAAGCCTGCAGATATTCTCAACATTGCCCAGCTCATGGGTTTGGAAAATCAAAACTTACTTCCGAACAAATTCCAAGATCAAATTTATATAAGCCTTTTGCGAAGAAACTGGCATTTATTGCCTTATGAACAATTGCTAACCCTACTGGACATGGATAGGGAAAGACTTGAATTTGCGCTAAAAGAGGATGATTTCCTATTCCATAAATTTGGAAATCTCAAACCCGCCTGCCCCGAACTTCACTATACAAAGCCCACAGATGAGGAGATTAAAATGGCCGTTGCCATCAAAGAACTTATCCGGCCTATCCTTGAAAAAAATAATACTGAAGCAGCTGAGGACCTTTTTGAATTTATAGACGACCTCAAAACCTTTGATGAAAAAATAGCTTTTGTCGAAAAGGACTCTTTGGCAGAGGATCAGCTGCGTTTTATATACTCTTATTTTGGGATTTTTGGGGACCCTTTAATGGACGAAGATAATGATCCTTTTCCCAATGGTTTATTGCAAAAACTAGCCCAAAAAGGAGTAAATGGAGTGTGGATGCACGTCGTACTCGGTCAGCTTGCACCTCAGGGAGAGGTGTTTCCGGAATTTGGAGAAGGTAGTGAAATTCGTCTAATGAATTTACAGAAAATAGCCCGGCGAGCCAAAAAGTTTGGTATAGATATCTATCTCTATATGAACGAACCTAGGGCGCAGCCACAGGAGTTTTTTGAGCAACGTCCGCAAATGGCAGGAGTTAACAGAGATGGTTTTACTACCATGTGCACGAGTGATGAACAGGTAAGAAATTGGATGGAAGAATCCCTTACCCATGTTTTTACTGAAGTTCCTGAATTGGGAGGAGTATTTACCATCACGGCTTCAGAAAACCTAACCAATTGCGCTTCTCATGGAGGAAAGGACCAGTGTCCTCGATGCAGTAAGCGACCCTATGAAGACATAATTGCAGAAGTTAACCGAACCATTGCCAATGGAGTGCATGCTGCCAAACCGGAGGCAAAAGTTATCGCTTGGGACTGGGGATGGAATGGCCATGGCATGGCCAGAGAAGTGATCGATAAATTGCCCGAAGATGTATGGCTGATGTCTGTTAGTGAATGGGCCAAGCCAATTGAAAGGGGTGGCGTATCCAATACCGTAGGGGAATATTCTATATCTGCAGTAGGCCCTGGCCCCAGAGCCAAATCCCATTGGAGTGGAGCAAAAAAGAATTTGCTAAAAACAGTGGCTAAGGTACAGTTTAACAATACCTGGGAATTGTCCGTAGTTCCTTGGCTACCGGTGATGGATTTGGTAGCCCGGCATGCAGCAAATTTAGCTCAGATGGACATCGATGGGGTTATGCTAAGTTGGACGCTCGGATCTTACCCTTCGCCAAATCTTGAAATAGCTAAAAAATTCTCTGATGACCCTGATGCTAGCATAGAAGAAGTGTTGAATTCCTTGGCATTGGAAAGGTATGGAAGAGCTGCCGTTCCTTATGTACGGAATGCTTGGACTACATTCAGTTCGGCCTTTGAAGAATATCCCTATGATATACGGGTGGTTTACGCTGCTCCCCAGCAATATGGCCCTTCCAACTTATTATTTCTGAAACCCACTGGTTATCGAGCAACGATGGTAGGTTTTCCTTATGATGACCTTAAGGGTTGGTCTGGCCCATATCCTCCTGAAACTTTAATATCACAATTCGAAAAAATGGCGAATAACTGGGAAAAAGGGTTGAAATTTATGGAGGGAGCCATCGAAGCTACAGAAAACGTATCACATAAAAAGCTACTGGAAGAAGACCTTAACTTGGCCAAAGCTGCCTACTTACATTTTCAATCAGTTGGCCAACAGGGCCGCTTTATTATGGCAAGGGATATGTGGCTTGAAAGCCAAAAAACTGATAAGGTTCTAAAGGATCAGGTAAGAGAAATTTTGGAGCAAGAAAAACAAACGGCAATAGCTTTGCTTGAAGTTTCAAGAAAGGATTCTAGGATTGGTTTTGAAGCTTCCAACCAATATTATTATGTACCACAGGATTTGCTAGAGAAAGTAATCAACTGTCAATTTTTGATCAATGAACTCGATTAATAGGAACCATGGATAAAATCCACGGTTCCTGTTCTTCCAAATTCTAACTCTTTCATGCCTCTCTTATTGAGCTAAGAAAATAAGCTTTATGCATTTTGATGCTTTCTCGCTATTCGATGACAAGGTTTTTATTTCTTGGATACTTGACCTCATATTTTAATTCCAGTTGTTTGGTAGATGAAGGTTCCAACTTAAACTCCCATTTTATTTCACCGGTTTTAGCGTCATGTTTTCCTCCGGAAAGGCTTTGTATTTCTACCTCTATTTCTTCCAAAGTAGAAACAGGCACCTGGTCCAAAACTACCATGGAAATGGGCTGGCTTTTATTGTTTTTAATAGTGGTTTTCCACAATCTGCTTGCCGTCTTTTTATTGCCTAAAAATGATTTTTCTGTGAAATCACTTTCTTTCTCCCTTTCTATTGTGACCATTTTATCTCTACCCAGTGAGATTTCCAGGGTGTCAGTAGCATAGCGCACATCCAGCAGACTTTTACCTACGAAGGTTTGTTCAAAAAACACATTGGCCTCTCCTTCCAAAAGCTGGTATTGCTCCCAGTTCGTAATCCCAGCAATCAGGTAAGCTGTGTTATTGACTTTGGGAACAGCAAAATATTGGTAGAAAGCAGGCAATTCATAGGTTACCATATCCACAGTATAATTTTTACTGTCTGATTGAATGGAATAAGGGGTATTGATTTCAAAATTAATGGCCGTTTGGTTTTCCACCTGAGCCATCGGTAAAGGTTGACTTTGCAATTCCTGTGCATCATCAACGTCAAAATTGACCTCAATTCTTTCAGATTTACCTTTCAAACGTTTACTAATTCCATAACCGGTTACCACTATCTCATCTAATGCAACCTGATCTTCTTTCATTAAAACATTCATTACCTCTGCGGTAATTGGCAGGGTTTGCGAAACATACCCAATAAAGGAATAAGTCAACTGGCTGGCACGGTTCGGTAAGGTGATGGTGTAACTACCGTCAAAATCTGAAGTGGTGCCAATAGTGGTTCCTACAACTACGATGGTTACACCGGGTATGCCTACTCCTTCGGCGTCCATTACTTTTCCCGTCACACTTCCCGTCCTTTGGCTATAAATGGGTGGGGCGGTATTGTAATTGAGCAAATAAGGCCGTAGTTCTGGAGCTACACCGGAGACACTTGGCTCTGCTGAGGAAAAAGTAAGTTTTATATTGTCCCAATCTACCTTGGTGTCCTGTCGGACATTCGCTTTGTAGTGCAAGCTAACCGGGCTATTGATGTCCTTGGCACGGATGTCGTACGAAGGAAACCAGCCAGCATTGTCAACAAGGTAGGACAACTCGAAAGAAAAACTACCGGCCACTTTAGCAGCTACTCTTACCAAGACCTCCCCTGTAGCAAACTCTTTTTCACCAGCCAGAGAATTGATTTGATTCTGAAGGTTGTTTTTCTCTTCAAGTAATTTCTTAATCGTATTGTTCCTTTCGATAGTTTGCAGTTTTAAGGCAGTGAGTTGATTGCCATAATATTCAGCAGCCTGTTTCAGGGTAGCCACATTTAAGGTTTCATTTTTTCCTCCTATCAGTCGGTTAGTTTGGAGAAAAGTGATCTCCTCTTGGGCGATGGCCAAATAAGTATTTTCCAATTCGATCTTTTCATTAACCTCTTCCAGGTCTTTGTCCAGCATAAGGAGTTCCTCGGACTTTACCGATTTATCCAGAAAGTTTTGCTGGTGATTAATACCCAGCACAGTCAATTCACCTCCGGCTTTTAACTGTATGCTTTTGGGAGCTATAAAAGGGGAGAGGTTGGTAAATTTGACAATGGATTCCCCTTTAGTCAATTGGACTGTTTCCTTTCGTAGTACCTGTGCACCTTTTAGAAAAACAGTGGCTTCTATCACCTTGGATTTGACTTCTTTTTCAGTTATTTCCTGAGCGAAAGATTGATTATAAACCAGGAAGAACAAAAGGATGGAGAGAGCTTTCATAAATATTGGATTGAATTGTTTTTATACAAACAGGATAAGTGAACTTCAAAAAAATGCTTAGTTGCCATAATTTGCAGAAGAAAACAAATTGCTTTTCGACCGCTTATTTTTCCTATACGAGGCAGAAACAATAAAAGTCACAAATCAGGCCAAAAATCTTAAAGCGGAAAAATGTAATGAAAGTAAATTCAAAATGGATTAAATTAAATGGTAAAGACTAATTTTAAATTAATAGAGCTATATAAAATTTTACCCTAAATTAAATGTCTAGACACTAGCATCTTTTCCCTTTTCTTAACTATTTTGAATGAATCAATTCAGTATATCGCTGGAAATTTTAGAAAAGGAATGGGTTCACCACAGGTTATTCGCCTCAATTTCCACTAATAAGTAAACCATGGGAAAGGAAAAATATTCAATCGGCTTTATTTTCATTATGCTATGCCTTTGTCCGTTTATGGCAAAGGCTCAGGAAGATAAAGCGGTCCTCCAGGAATACCTGAAGGAGTTGATCCTATTGCAGGAAAAACCTTCCAGCCATGATAGCTTTGTTAGTTTTCATGACCTTACCTGGGAAGATTGGATAAAAAGAACCGGAGAATTACCCCCTAATTATGGAATAATTCCCTCCATTCCTTTTCTGCCTGATCCACTGATCATTGGTGAGGGAAAAGAAAATGAGAAGATTACAACCATGGCTCAATGGGAGACTCAGCGGGAGTATTTTAAAGAAAAGGTGAAACACATTCTTTCCGGGACTTTTCCTGACCCTCCCACCAATTTGAAAGCTGAGATTTTGTCTGAAAGGACAGAAAATGGGGTTAGGATTCAGATGATTGAACTCAGGTTTGGAGAAAACCACAAAGCCAAATTGACCTTGGAAGTTTTTACCCCGCCGGGCGAAGGGCCTTTTCCGGTGTTTATGACCCAGTGGAACCACAGAGGATGGACACAGATAGCCGTCAGAAGAGGATATATGGGGCTGATTTATGCCGGAGCAGACGCGAAAGACGATACCCGAGAATACCTGGAACTCTACCCTGATTATGATTGGTCTACCTTAATGGCCAGAGCTTGGGGAGCTCATAGAGCGGTGGATTATTTGTATACCTTAGAAGAGGTGGATAAATCCAAAATAGCCATAACCGGTCACTCCAGAAATGGCAAACAATCGCTGTTTGCAGCCGCTTTTGACGAGCGTATTACGGCTACCATTACAAGCAGTGGAGGAACAGGAGGAGAATTTCCTTACCGATATACAGACGAAAGACATTCCAATGAATCCATTGATTACCTGGTTTCCAGAAGAACCCATTGGTTGCATCCCCGACTACGGTTTTATTCTGGAAGAGAGCACAAAATGCCCATCGATCAAAATTCCTTAATGGCTTTGATTGCTCCAAATGCCTTAATGTTGAGCTCCTCCATTCGAGAAGGAGGTGGAGGTGATCCCTGGGCCATTGAGCAGATTTATACTTCACTGACCAAAGTTTATGACTTTCTGGGTGAACCTGAAAAGTTGGGCATACGCCTGAGAGATGGGCAACACGCAGTAGCAGAAAGAGATATAGAGGCTTATATGGATTGGTTGGACATTCAATTCGGAAGAAAGAATCTACCTTGGGAGAATCAGCTTTTTTACAATTATAGCTTTGAAAAGTGGAAGAGAGAAAGTGGAGAGTCTATTGAGCTTAGCAAGTTTCCTAAACAACCCGGCCAAAATATTCCTGCCAATGTATCCGATTTGGAAAAGACTCAGGAAAAAATCAATGAAGACCTCATTTGGCTGTTGGGTGATGAACCTGCAGGTTTGCCTGCCAGTGACATTGAGACCTTAAGCCAAAAGGAAGATTATGTTAGCAGTTTTATGCCTCGGCCAAGGGTGAAAAATGGCCAAAAACTTAATATTACGCCCTACAATGCCATGGGCGATTATTTGTATGGATCCCTTTATTTTCCTACGGATGAAGCTGGAGAAAGAATAACGGGGGCCATGCCTGTGCTTATATTTTTGCACAAATACACCAATACGGGCTATGATTCGGAGTTAAATGCATTGATTGATGGGCTGTTGGCCAAAGGGATAGCCGTTTTGACATATGATATGATCGGCTATGGGGCCAGGATAGAAGAAGGTACTTTGTTTTACCAGAGATATCCCCATTGGTCCAAGATGGGTAAAATGGTCACCGATGCCAGAGCGGCGGTGGACGCATTGGAAAGTTTGGACTTTATAGATAACGATAAGATTTTTATTGGAGGCTATGCTTTGGGAGGAACCGTAGGCTTGATCACTGCTGCACTAGAGCCTAGAATAGCAGGGCTTTCTTTGTCCAGTGCTTTTACCCCTTTGAGAAATGCCTCTGGAAATGTGGAGGGATTAAAAGCTTACTCCCATTTGTATGGGCTAATTCCAAGGTTAGGGCTATTTGATGGTGAGGAATACAGGATTCCTGTGGACTTTCCTGAAATGCTCGCCAATATCGCCCCAAGACCAGTAATGGTCATTTCTCCGGAGTTAGACAGGCATGCTGACCATGAAAATGTCATTACTACCATGGAAGGTTTAAAGCAGTTGTACCGAAAATTGGGAGTAGGAGATGCACTGGAATGGCAAAGTCCCCATGCTTTTAACCATTTTACGGAAGCCCAACAACAAGAGATGATTAAATGGTTGGTGCAGGAAGTGGCAAAATAAATGAATAGCACTTAAGTTTGAGAAAAAGATACATTTCGATTATGATAATTTTAAATAGGTCAAATTATGAAGGGGAAGGTTGCCCTTCCGGCGTCAATTTTAATAAAATGAAGCGGGTGATGCTACATTATCCATTGGTTTTTTTGTTGGTGTTTTTAGGCTTGGTATTGGAAAGCAAGGGACAATTCCAAGGCAAAACCTCAGACATAAGGTATATCGAACCAAATGAGGAAACCGGGACTTCGTTGGGAACGGTAGTGGGAGATGTTCCATTGGCTTTTACGGATCAAATTTTCCCTTTTGATGCTAATGGGAGCTTGGTAGGATCAAGTGATCTCAAAATACAGGTTACTCAGGTGATTAAAAACATGGAAGGAGCCTTGGAAGTAGCAGGCACTGATTTAAGTAAGTTGCTTAGGCTAAATGTTTACCTTCAGAAAGAAGAACATTCCAAACCTGTTCGTGAATTAATCAAGGATTTATTACCAGAAGGAACTTTTCCGGCCATTACCCTGATAGTGGCCAATCAAGCTCAAGCGCAGGTGTTATTGAGCATGGATGGAATTGCGGTTGCACCGATGACTTCAGTAAGTTCCAGGGGTGTGAATCTTCCGTTTAGCAAAGGGCTTAACGAAAAAACCAATCGTGCAGCTGTTGCTATTTTACCGGCAGGTAGGAAGGTATTTATTGCAGGTCAGGCTGAACCTGGTAAAGATCTTTTGGAGGCCAGTGACAAAACCATGCAAAATCTATTTGCTACCTTGGCATATATAGGGGCCAGTGCCAGTGATGTGGTCCAGGTTAAAGCTTTTATCAATCCCATTGAGGATGCGATAGCAGTAGAAGAAGTGATCGCTGCTTTTTTCAGAGGGCAGCAAGTACCTCCCATTGTCATGGTAGAATGGTTGGTAGATGAAAATAAGGCTGAAATAGAATTGGTCGCTTCTGCTCCTGAGCATTACAATGACAAAGAAGCTGTCAGTTATTATGCTCCACCATGGATGATTCAGGCTACCACATACAGTAGGATAGTAGACATTAAAAAAGGAGGGCTATTGTTTACTTCCGGCTTGTATGCGGGACATGGAAAAGATGAGGAGGAAAAAGCCAGAAACCTTTTTGGGACTTTGTCGCGAATTCTAGAAAAAGCCGGATCCGGCTATGACCACTTGGTAAAAGCAAGTTACTATCCTTCCCATGAAAAAGGGCGTGAAAGCTTGATGAAAGTAAGAACTGAATTTTACAATCCTGAAAGGCCTCCTGTTGCCTCCTTGATAAGGATTCAAGGGACTGGTCGTGAAGGCATTTACTTAAATGTCGACATGGTAGCAGGGGTGCCGGATTGATTTGGTAAAGCTTGTTGTACCTAGGGTCTGGTCAGGTCTGATCTCGGGTCTGGTCTAAGTTTAGCGAAGCGTAACTTTAGACCCAAAATGAAAGTTTTCAACTTCCATAACCTTTGCCTGAGTGTAGATTGCATCTGCACTCAAATATTCAACCGAAATGTGATTGGGTTCGATGCCGACTTGTTGAGCAGTAGGAAGACTTTTTCATTAACAGGTTTTTGATGGATTTAATATTTGGTTATAGGGTATTCTTATTTACTCAACCTTTCACATCATGAATTGACAATCGTAAAAAGCCCATTTCATCTTCAAAATTATTGTAGACCCAGATTTTTTTATCCTTTACAAAAATTTTCAATGGTGTATTAGTCAGGGATTCAATGCTTTGTTCTGATATTAAATCAAATTCTGAATCAAATATACTTAAATAGTTAATGGCTCTTATAGGCCCTTCTTCTATTTTTCCGTTATCATACACTTCATTAAAGCTAAACCTAAAATGCAACTTTCTATCCGAGTCATATAATACCCTTGAAAAGTTAATATCCTCCCGAACGGCTAAAATTTCTTTTTTAAAAGTCTCAAAACTATCTGTTTTGGGTACAGATGGCCCCTTTCTAGATAAATTGAAGATTTTATGGTTTGGCTGTTTGAACTGAAGAGTGTCATTCTTAAGGTCAAGAATATAAACCGCACTATCAGTTATATTCGAGATATAAATTTGATCCTCAAATAAATCCAGGTATGGTGTAGGGCCATTCATTGTTAATGTTTTGCCTTTCTGGTCGGTTAACCCTATATATTGTTTTTCAACATCATTAAATTCGGGTAAATCTATGATTTCTACAATTTTGGTCTTAAGATTAATTTTGGCAAAAATATATTCCATTTCTCTCCAATCATTAAAAATAGCATAAATCAAGTTGGTATTATTAGGATGAACTTGAATCTCCTGTAGACTAGCGCTTGGGCTAATTTGACTACCCTTTAAATCATGAATATCGAAGGAGATATCCAATATTTTTTCACCTTCCAAATTCACAATGCCACTTCTTTCATAAGAACTAATATAAAAAGTATCGTTTTGTAGGTAGCGAATATTATGAATATTTGTTCCAATCCCATCTGGACCTTCTTTTTCCATTGGGTAAGTATTTACCAATTCCAATTTATCCAAATCAATTTGTTTGATATGGTGTTTGTCCAGGTTGAAATTAAACAGGAATTTTTTATCTTCAGAAAGGTCAGAGTGACGTAGGTAAGAATTTAAATAAAGAAATTGATCTTTAGCATTTACCCTTACAGAATCAATAGAAATGGAAATTGAATCGGATTTTAAACCTTCATTATTATGTTGACCACATCCGAATAAAATAATAATCAGTGGGAGAGAAAATAATCTGTACATATTAGACGAGTTTATAGGGGTTTAACGAAAATAAATTTGGATGCAACAATCACTTTAAATTAACTTTAGCCTCACGAAACCCATGTCGTCTTCCAGGTTAATAAAGATCCACAGCATGCCACCTTTAGTAAAATACCTGCTAGGCTTTTGAGTCAAAAAAGGTAACTGTGTTTCTTGGATCAGTTTTAGATCTTTGTCGTATATGGCCAGGTAAACATTCGCCCCGGAGGGTTGTGGAAAAAGTCCTTCAACCTCTTCGCTGTCGAAATAATTTTCATAATAAAGCCGCAAGTATAGCTGATTTTGCTCATCATAAACAGGTAAATAGTAATGTGGCCCTTCTAGATATTGCTTAAAAAATCGGGAAAATTCGCCAGCTGTAGCAAATTCATTTCCTCTTGATTGATTTTCATTGTCCAGCCATTGGCTGTTGGAAGTAACAGCACTTATAGAATCGTAGTCTGAATTGTAAAAATACCATTCATTATCAGTTTCGGCCCCAAGTAAAACGCCACCATCTACTATTTTCAAGTAAGTTTCTGCTTCATAATAAGCATAATTTTCACCATCATTTAAAGAAGCTGTGTAATGCTTTAACTTATCCATTGCGGGGAGGGCATACCGAAAGAGCTGTTTATGATCCAGATCCACACGAGCAAATTCCACGACTTCGTTGCCAAATGCTTTAACTAGGCCATAGATCTCCTCATGGTTATTTGGGTTTATTTGCATACCTATTAAGGATTCTTTATCCCTAAGAACATCTCCTGAAAGATCTGATAAATTCACCTCCCAAGCGCGATCAAGTTGGCCATTTTGTTTAAATAGCTTGGGGCCCTTCCAAGTGCTAAAAAAGATTCGCTCTTTATCCCAGGTTCGAAGGGAATGAATGCTATTCAGTCCATTTGGCCCCTCTTTCTCGAAGGGAATTTTTTGATCCAGCATTAGGTTATCGAGATCAATTTTTTCGAGTTGGTGCTGTTCTGTATCAAAATTATACAAATACCTTTGATCCTTACTAAGGCCCGAGATACTAAGGTTTTGTTTTATAAACAGTAACTCATCTTTCGGATCAATACGGACTGTATCTACCTGAAGAGTCAACCCCGGATACTTTTCTTCAGATTGATTTTCTCTAGAACCACAAGAAACTAACAGCACCCCAAAAATTAGCTGTATAAGACAAGTTAGGGGGCGTTTTATCATGGTTTTAGAATTTGAAGGTTACTAAAGATAATTTAGAACTAATTTTTACAAATTCAAACTCTTGCTCCAAATTTCAAGTATTCATATGGCTTGGTCTTTAACAAAATATGGCTTAAGATTTGTGATAAATGAATGCCATGTCTGTCCAGTCTGCTCAAACTTTAGCAGCGCCTAACTTAGACCCAAAATGCAGAAAGTTTTCAACTTCCATAACCTTTGCCCGAGTGTAGATTGCATCTACACTCAAATATCCAACCTAAATGTGATTGGGTGTTCAAATTTGGAGCAAGATCTCGAATTTTAAACCAAAGGTCATTAGTAAAGAAATTAAGGGCGAACTCAAGTTGAAAACTTTCGTCATGATAGGTCGATTTGCCACTATCGCTTAAACTTAGACCATAGTGAAACTTTACCAAGTATTTATTAACTTAGTGGAATAAATAAACCGGATAAGGATGGATATTCAATCAATAAAAGTCGACTTAATCGATTGGATCACAAAGCTAGAAGATCGAAAAGTACTTGAACAGATCCAGGCTTATAAATATAGGCAAGGTGAAGGGTTAAGTAAGGCTCATAAAGCATTGCTGGATGATCGGATAGCTTCCTATGAAAAGGATCCTAGCAAAGTGGTGGATTGGAGCGATGTGATGAAGGAGATAGAAAGCAGCCAATGAGCTATAAGGTAAAGCTGCTCAGCGAGGCCAGTTTGGATATCAAAGAAATCATTGAATGGTACAATGAAGAAAAGCAGGGTTTAGGTAGACGCTTTTATAAATCTTTGAAATCAAGGCTAAATTACATCAGTAATTATCCGTTTCACTGTCAGGTTGCATATAGAGATATTAGAAATATATTGGTCGATAAGTTTCCTTATCAGATTCATTTTAGGATTAAAGAATCTGAAAAATCCATTATTGTTATTGCAATTACCCATACTAGCAGAAATCCTAGAGTGTGGAAAAGAAAAAGATAATTTCGACTAAATGTAGCATTACCTCTGGTCAAAGTTTAGCAGCGCGTAAATTAGAGCAGAAGGAAAAATATATGAAAAAATAGTATATTTGATAAGAGGCAGTTTTATGGATATTCAGGCAGAGAAATTACAGTTGATAGAATGGCTCGCGGGACTAAATGATGCCAAAATACTCAATGAGTTTATTGCTTTGAAGAAAAAAAAGAAATGGATTGGTGGGATCGGATTAGTGCTGAAGAGCGGGAAGAGATTCAAATAGGTCTTTCTCAAGCAGATAAAGGTGAGGTTACCTCCCACAAGGAAGTAATGGCGAAGTATAAGAAATGGCTTTAGAAATCGTATGGACTAATCGTGCCCAAAAAGGTTTTGCGAGAATTATTGAGTACTAGGAAACTCAACTTTCATAACCTTTGCCTGAGTGTAGATTGCATCTACACTCAAATATCCAACAGAAATACCATTGGGTATTGAGAATAGGATATTGAATTTTAAACCTATTTTTATTGGTTAAATGTATTAAGTGATTTAATAAATTATTCAACATCCACAGTTAACCGCACAAAGCCCATTTCGTCTTGCGTATTGATATACATCCAAATCTTACCGTCCTTGACAAAATGGTAGCCTGGTGGTGTATTTAT of the Cyclobacterium marinum DSM 745 genome contains:
- a CDS encoding type II toxin-antitoxin system RelE/ParE family toxin — translated: MSYKVKLLSEASLDIKEIIEWYNEEKQGLGRRFYKSLKSRLNYISNYPFHCQVAYRDIRNILVDKFPYQIHFRIKESEKSIIVIAITHTSRNPRVWKRKR
- a CDS encoding DUF4221 family protein, whose amino-acid sequence is MIKRPLTCLIQLIFGVLLVSCGSRENQSEEKYPGLTLQVDTVRIDPKDELLFIKQNLSISGLSKDQRYLYNFDTEQHQLEKIDLDNLMLDQKIPFEKEGPNGLNSIHSLRTWDKERIFFSTWKGPKLFKQNGQLDRAWEVNLSDLSGDVLRDKESLIGMQINPNNHEEIYGLVKAFGNEVVEFARVDLDHKQLFRYALPAMDKLKHYTASLNDGENYAYYEAETYLKIVDGGVLLGAETDNEWYFYNSDYDSISAVTSNSQWLDNENQSRGNEFATAGEFSRFFKQYLEGPHYYLPVYDEQNQLYLRLYYENYFDSEEVEGLFPQPSGANVYLAIYDKDLKLIQETQLPFLTQKPSRYFTKGGMLWIFINLEDDMGFVRLKLI
- a CDS encoding addiction module protein; protein product: MDIQSIKVDLIDWITKLEDRKVLEQIQAYKYRQGEGLSKAHKALLDDRIASYEKDPSKVVDWSDVMKEIESSQ
- a CDS encoding DUF4221 family protein, translating into MYRLFSLPLIIILFGCGQHNNEGLKSDSISISIDSVRVNAKDQFLYLNSYLRHSDLSEDKKFLFNFNLDKHHIKQIDLDKLELVNTYPMEKEGPDGIGTNIHNIRYLQNDTFYISSYERSGIVNLEGEKILDISFDIHDLKGSQISPSASLQEIQVHPNNTNLIYAIFNDWREMEYIFAKINLKTKIVEIIDLPEFNDVEKQYIGLTDQKGKTLTMNGPTPYLDLFEDQIYISNITDSAVYILDLKNDTLQFKQPNHKIFNLSRKGPSVPKTDSFETFKKEILAVREDINFSRVLYDSDRKLHFRFSFNEVYDNGKIEEGPIRAINYLSIFDSEFDLISEQSIESLTNTPLKIFVKDKKIWVYNNFEDEMGFLRLSIHDVKG